A window of the Tunturibacter empetritectus genome harbors these coding sequences:
- a CDS encoding glycosyltransferase family 9 protein gives MATSPKRVLIYRLGSLGDTLIALPALHLVARAFPQAERRILTNFPVNVKAPPADAILENSGLVQGYFRYVVGMRSPRELISLWWQLLRWRPEVLVYMGSARGVESARRDEKFFRLCGIKRLIGVPLTEDMQQNRLEQLTQALEPEGARLTRNLAELGDAQLDDPASWDLRLTSAEHTRAQEALTPAAGLPVIAVSVGTKVQSKDWGRENWRTLLEHIAALYPNHALALCGASEEAEASNFAAEGWKQNSTKRVINLCGVLTPRESAAVFAQSQIFIGHDSGPMHLAAAVQTPCVAIFAARNKPRVWFPYGKQHRVVYHQTDCWGCGLETCIVEKKKCLTSITVDEVITEVRAILG, from the coding sequence ATGGCAACCTCCCCAAAACGGGTCCTGATCTACCGCCTGGGCAGCCTCGGCGACACCCTCATCGCACTTCCCGCCCTCCACCTCGTAGCCCGTGCCTTCCCACAGGCCGAACGCCGCATCCTCACCAACTTTCCCGTCAACGTCAAAGCCCCGCCCGCTGACGCCATCCTCGAAAACAGCGGCCTCGTCCAAGGCTACTTCCGCTACGTCGTCGGCATGCGCAGCCCACGAGAACTAATCTCCCTCTGGTGGCAGCTCCTGCGCTGGCGCCCAGAGGTCCTGGTCTACATGGGGTCTGCGCGAGGAGTGGAGTCGGCACGCCGCGACGAGAAATTCTTCCGTCTTTGTGGAATAAAGCGACTCATCGGCGTCCCCCTCACCGAAGACATGCAGCAGAACCGCTTGGAGCAGCTGACCCAGGCTCTCGAACCAGAAGGAGCGCGCCTTACCCGCAATCTCGCCGAATTGGGAGACGCGCAACTCGACGACCCTGCAAGCTGGGATCTCCGCCTCACTTCCGCCGAGCACACCCGCGCCCAAGAAGCTCTCACCCCAGCCGCCGGCCTGCCTGTCATTGCAGTTAGCGTAGGAACCAAAGTCCAGTCGAAAGACTGGGGCCGGGAAAACTGGCGCACACTCCTCGAACACATCGCCGCCCTCTATCCCAACCACGCGTTAGCCCTATGCGGAGCCTCCGAAGAGGCCGAAGCCAGCAACTTCGCTGCGGAAGGTTGGAAGCAAAACTCCACGAAGCGCGTCATCAATCTCTGCGGCGTCCTCACTCCGCGCGAGAGCGCCGCAGTCTTCGCTCAGTCCCAAATCTTCATCGGCCACGACAGCGGCCCTATGCACCTCGCCGCAGCCGTCCAAACCCCCTGCGTCGCCATCTTCGCCGCCCGCAACAAGCCTCGCGTCTGGTTTCCTTACGGCAAGCAACATCGCGTCGTCTATCACCAAACCGACTGCTGGGGCTGCGGCCTCGAAACCTGCATCGTCGAAAAAAAGAAGTGCCTCACCTCAATCACCGTCGACGAGGTGATTACCGAGGTTCGCGCCATCCTCGGCTAG
- the hldE gene encoding bifunctional D-glycero-beta-D-manno-heptose-7-phosphate kinase/D-glycero-beta-D-manno-heptose 1-phosphate adenylyltransferase HldE, with translation MLPELHSILNLLEGGFSQLKVLVIGDIMLDRYIHGEVERISPEAPVPVIRHAQRYERAGGAANVAMNLAGLGCQTFLAGLWGADSEQAELAAILDRAGINTAGVVSSSLPTISKTRIVGRMQQLLRLDIESRDPVPAVEGQHLQERAVELIAKVHAVVLSDYAKGALTRSLSEAVIRAARTAGIPVFADPKTPDFSKYSGATTVCPNLGELSAATGVPSHHTDELLAAAQALATEHDFKFLTVTMSEKGITVLRPPSTGNPGIYHSPARAREVFDVSGAGDTVIATLAAGVAGGLQIETAVELANLAAGIVVSKVGTVPIAAHELVAALTPSSGLTAGEKILDLDRLKLRVAEWRSSGETIVFTNGCFDLLHVGHITLLEDCRRFGSKLVLGLNADASVCRLKGPTRPIVSERERARVMAALAAVDAVVLFEEDTPLELIRALRPNVLVKGGDYTVETVVGHEDVLAYGGRVEIVPTVEGFSTTNIVKKLTANPTPSEEIKK, from the coding sequence ATGCTGCCCGAACTTCATTCGATCCTGAATCTGCTTGAGGGCGGCTTCAGCCAACTCAAAGTGCTCGTCATCGGCGACATCATGCTCGACCGCTACATCCACGGCGAGGTCGAGCGCATCTCCCCCGAGGCCCCCGTCCCAGTCATCCGCCACGCCCAGCGATACGAGCGCGCCGGCGGAGCTGCCAACGTAGCCATGAACCTCGCCGGCCTCGGCTGTCAGACCTTCCTCGCCGGCCTCTGGGGAGCGGACTCCGAGCAGGCCGAACTAGCCGCCATCCTTGATCGCGCCGGCATCAACACCGCCGGAGTCGTCTCAAGCTCCCTCCCCACCATCTCCAAGACCCGCATCGTCGGCCGCATGCAGCAACTCCTGCGCCTCGACATCGAAAGCCGCGATCCCGTCCCCGCAGTCGAAGGCCAGCACCTTCAGGAGCGCGCCGTCGAACTCATCGCAAAGGTTCACGCAGTAGTCCTCTCCGACTACGCCAAAGGTGCCCTGACCCGCTCCCTCAGCGAAGCCGTCATCCGCGCCGCACGCACCGCAGGCATCCCTGTCTTCGCAGACCCCAAGACCCCCGACTTCAGCAAATACTCCGGCGCCACCACCGTCTGTCCCAATCTCGGCGAACTCTCAGCAGCTACCGGCGTACCCTCTCACCACACCGACGAACTCCTCGCCGCAGCCCAGGCCTTAGCCACCGAACATGACTTCAAATTCCTCACCGTCACTATGAGCGAGAAGGGAATCACAGTCCTTAGGCCACCGTCGACAGGCAACCCAGGTATCTACCACTCACCCGCCCGCGCCCGTGAGGTCTTCGATGTCTCAGGAGCAGGCGACACTGTCATCGCCACCCTCGCCGCCGGCGTCGCGGGTGGGCTGCAGATCGAAACCGCAGTCGAACTCGCCAACCTCGCCGCCGGAATCGTAGTTAGCAAAGTAGGCACCGTTCCCATCGCAGCGCATGAGTTGGTAGCAGCCCTCACTCCCAGCTCCGGACTCACCGCCGGAGAAAAGATCCTTGACCTCGACCGTCTCAAACTCCGCGTAGCCGAGTGGCGCTCCTCCGGCGAGACCATCGTCTTTACCAACGGCTGCTTCGATCTCCTCCACGTCGGCCACATCACCCTGCTCGAAGACTGCCGCCGCTTCGGTTCAAAGCTCGTTCTGGGCCTCAACGCAGACGCCTCCGTCTGCCGTCTCAAAGGCCCAACCCGCCCCATCGTCTCCGAACGGGAACGCGCCCGCGTAATGGCCGCCCTGGCCGCGGTAGACGCCGTGGTCCTCTTTGAAGAGGACACCCCCCTCGAACTCATCCGCGCGTTACGGCCCAACGTCCTCGTCAAAGGCGGCGACTACACCGTCGAAACTGTGGTCGGCCATGAAGATGTTCTCGCCTACGGAGGACGAGTCGAGATCGTCCCCACCGTAGAAGGCTTCTCGACCACCAACATCGTAAAAAAGCTAACGGCAAATCCAACCCCGAGCGAGGAGATTAAGAAGTGA
- the rfaD gene encoding ADP-glyceromanno-heptose 6-epimerase yields MIIVTGGAGFIGSNLIQQLNRAGERNILLVDNLAPAPNLTGPKFLNLAGAEYADYMDKREFRAALKAGDFENTRIRAILHQGACSNTLEDDGRYMMDNNFTYSKELLHFALERKVPLVYASTAAVYGASTSFTELPANERPLNVYGYSKLVFDNYVRRHLHDMKCTVVGLRYFNVYGPREQHKGRMASVIHHFTRQLKDTGAIRMFEGSGGYADGEQRRDFVFVKDLARINMFFAGLLPESPKKPIHAVVNAGTGEARTFKAVAESLMQVHGQGNIEYIPFPGDLKNRYQHYTQADISGLRAAGYTAPFTTLEDGVKQTFAEEPAS; encoded by the coding sequence GTGATCATCGTCACCGGCGGAGCAGGCTTCATCGGCAGCAACCTCATCCAGCAGCTCAACCGCGCAGGCGAACGCAACATCCTGCTGGTGGACAACCTCGCTCCCGCCCCCAACCTCACCGGCCCCAAGTTCCTCAATCTCGCCGGAGCCGAATACGCCGACTACATGGACAAGCGCGAGTTCCGCGCCGCACTCAAAGCCGGTGACTTCGAGAACACGCGAATCCGAGCCATCCTCCATCAGGGCGCCTGTTCCAACACCCTCGAAGACGACGGCCGATACATGATGGACAACAACTTCACCTACTCCAAAGAGTTGTTGCACTTCGCCCTTGAACGTAAGGTTCCCCTCGTCTACGCCTCCACCGCCGCCGTCTACGGAGCCAGCACGAGCTTCACCGAACTCCCCGCCAACGAGCGTCCTCTCAACGTCTACGGCTACTCGAAGCTTGTCTTCGACAACTATGTCCGCCGCCATCTTCACGATATGAAGTGCACCGTCGTCGGCCTCCGCTACTTCAACGTCTACGGCCCACGCGAGCAGCACAAAGGCCGCATGGCCAGCGTCATACACCACTTCACCCGTCAGCTCAAAGACACCGGCGCCATCCGCATGTTCGAGGGCTCAGGCGGCTACGCCGACGGCGAACAGCGTCGCGACTTCGTCTTCGTCAAAGACCTCGCCCGCATCAACATGTTCTTCGCCGGCCTCCTACCCGAAAGCCCTAAAAAGCCCATCCACGCCGTCGTCAACGCAGGCACCGGCGAAGCCCGCACCTTCAAAGCCGTAGCCGAATCGCTCATGCAGGTACACGGCCAGGGCAACATCGAATACATTCCATTCCCCGGCGACCTCAAAAACCGTTACCAGCACTACACCCAGGCCGATATCTCAGGTCTCCGCGCCGCCGGATATACCGCGCCCTTCACCACCCTCGAGGATGGCGTAAAGCAAACCTTCGCAGAGGAGCCCGCGTCCTAG
- a CDS encoding ATP-grasp domain-containing protein → MTDTQRMPTILCISTYEKGQPFLKEAARLGASVLLLTVEKLEHADWPRESLTKLITMPEKLTPEQVLNTVTFLARTNPIDRIVALDEFDLEVAALLREHMRLPGMGESLTRNFRDKLAMRVSAKQKGIPVPEFTGVFHHDDLRTFLHNVPGPWLLKPRTNASAIGIRKIESPDALWPILDELGDLQSHYVLERFVPGEIFHMEGVTWNGKVLFGAPYKYGKPPMQTMHQGGIFSTRAIDRESSDAIALGTIHKQVIESLGLVSGVTHTEFIKSQADGSFYFLETAARVGGAHIADVVEFASGINPWVEWARIEVATLLNMDYTLPNLNHQYAGSVICLARQDHPDTSSYDAPEIVHRLNRHHHAGLILRADSAERVEELIGQYTSRFLEDFCAVVPPPDKPTA, encoded by the coding sequence GTGACTGATACGCAACGAATGCCCACGATTCTCTGCATCAGCACCTACGAGAAGGGTCAGCCTTTTCTGAAAGAGGCCGCACGTCTCGGCGCCAGCGTTCTCCTGCTCACCGTTGAAAAACTCGAACACGCCGACTGGCCCCGCGAGTCCCTCACCAAGCTCATCACCATGCCGGAGAAGCTAACCCCCGAGCAGGTCTTAAACACAGTTACCTTTCTCGCACGCACCAACCCCATCGACCGCATCGTCGCTCTGGATGAGTTTGACCTCGAAGTAGCCGCCCTCCTCCGCGAACACATGCGCCTCCCCGGAATGGGCGAATCTCTCACCCGAAACTTTCGCGACAAGCTCGCCATGCGCGTCAGCGCCAAACAAAAAGGCATCCCCGTCCCAGAGTTCACCGGAGTCTTCCACCACGATGATCTCCGCACCTTTCTCCACAACGTCCCTGGACCATGGTTGCTAAAACCCCGCACCAACGCCTCCGCTATAGGCATCCGCAAGATCGAGTCGCCGGACGCCCTATGGCCCATCCTCGACGAGCTAGGCGATCTGCAGTCACACTACGTCCTCGAGCGCTTCGTCCCCGGCGAGATCTTTCACATGGAAGGCGTCACCTGGAACGGCAAGGTACTCTTCGGCGCCCCCTACAAGTACGGCAAGCCGCCAATGCAGACGATGCACCAGGGAGGCATCTTCAGCACACGAGCCATCGACAGGGAATCGAGCGACGCCATCGCCCTCGGCACAATCCACAAACAGGTGATCGAATCCCTCGGCCTCGTCTCCGGCGTCACCCACACCGAGTTCATCAAATCACAAGCTGACGGCAGCTTCTACTTCCTCGAAACCGCAGCCCGCGTCGGGGGCGCCCACATCGCAGACGTCGTCGAGTTCGCCTCAGGCATCAACCCTTGGGTCGAGTGGGCAAGAATCGAAGTAGCCACGCTCCTCAACATGGACTACACCTTGCCGAATCTAAATCACCAATATGCTGGCAGCGTCATCTGCCTCGCACGGCAGGATCATCCCGACACCAGCAGCTACGATGCACCCGAGATCGTTCACCGTCTCAATCGTCATCATCACGCCGGTCTCATCCTCCGCGCCGACTCTGCCGAACGCGTCGAAGAACTGATCGGCCAATACACCAGTCGCTTTCTCGAAGACTTCTGCGCCGTCGTGCCCCCACCAGACAAGCCGACGGCATAA
- a CDS encoding sulfatase-like hydrolase/transferase, producing MLRHPAITALGASTIVLLVVLVSLASPLHSEFYHLIGPVRAVAVPVFLNFAAVWLVLSLLLAWGRSHPRFNSWLWSGLGVGLSWKIITNWYVLHESPVPVVVKTIFLGVVCLIFFTWVAWRSRIRPILYRAQQLAVPILGFVALSGMAMIVQSVFFTWQARHLNAPRPLHQRRGDSASSPRRGRIIWILFDELSYRQVYEHRYQGLELPAFTQLARTATVFTHTVPSGVYTEQVLPSLMTGDRYDGVRPAAAGWPLEVHNRSAGMWETFNPRKTVFQDALDAGYSTAIAGWYNPYCRILPEVLDRCFWTNHTVVPGDMYPEQSILWNSEQPVIGHLVNLARSFHLFPRQNGPSNPIRFHQQDYRELAGAGDELLRDPSADFILLHMPIPHPGGIYNRRTGNFEVSHPNYIDNLALCDVYLAHVRHELEENGTWDNSTLVIMGDHSWRVKLFWAKSPDWTEEERIASNNVTFDDRPGYIVKLPGQTTPSQIDEPFESMRTRELFDKLLKGQIKTPEQLRTWVTQRP from the coding sequence TTGTTGAGACATCCGGCTATAACTGCGTTAGGCGCAAGCACAATCGTCCTGCTGGTCGTGCTTGTGTCTTTAGCCTCGCCTTTGCACAGCGAGTTTTACCATCTGATCGGGCCGGTTCGTGCGGTGGCCGTGCCTGTATTTCTGAACTTCGCGGCTGTGTGGCTGGTGTTATCTCTCCTGCTTGCCTGGGGACGGAGTCATCCGCGATTCAACTCCTGGTTGTGGAGCGGTCTAGGGGTTGGATTGAGTTGGAAGATCATAACGAACTGGTATGTGCTTCACGAATCTCCCGTGCCAGTTGTTGTCAAAACAATCTTTCTGGGTGTGGTTTGCCTGATCTTCTTTACCTGGGTGGCGTGGCGCTCCCGCATTCGACCGATTCTTTATCGTGCTCAGCAGTTGGCTGTGCCGATCCTTGGATTCGTTGCCCTGAGCGGAATGGCGATGATTGTTCAGTCAGTCTTCTTTACGTGGCAGGCTAGGCACCTGAATGCGCCGCGTCCGCTGCATCAGCGAAGAGGAGACAGCGCTTCCTCTCCTCGTCGCGGGCGAATCATCTGGATTCTCTTTGATGAACTCTCTTACCGGCAAGTCTACGAGCATCGTTATCAGGGGCTTGAGTTGCCGGCTTTTACGCAGTTGGCTCGAACGGCAACGGTGTTCACCCATACCGTTCCGAGCGGCGTGTACACAGAACAGGTTCTTCCTTCCCTAATGACGGGAGATCGATACGATGGCGTGCGTCCTGCTGCTGCCGGGTGGCCTCTTGAGGTGCACAACCGGTCTGCGGGAATGTGGGAGACTTTCAATCCTCGCAAAACGGTCTTTCAAGATGCGCTTGATGCAGGCTATAGCACTGCGATCGCGGGGTGGTACAACCCGTATTGCCGCATTCTGCCTGAGGTTCTCGACCGATGTTTCTGGACGAATCACACCGTCGTGCCGGGTGACATGTATCCAGAGCAGAGCATCCTCTGGAACAGTGAGCAGCCGGTCATAGGTCACCTTGTAAACCTGGCGCGGTCGTTCCATCTGTTTCCACGACAGAATGGTCCTTCTAATCCGATCAGATTTCATCAACAGGATTACCGAGAACTTGCTGGAGCAGGAGACGAGCTTCTCAGAGACCCCTCGGCCGACTTCATTCTTCTCCATATGCCGATCCCGCATCCAGGAGGAATCTACAACCGACGTACGGGTAATTTCGAGGTATCTCACCCCAACTACATTGACAACCTTGCGCTGTGCGACGTTTACCTGGCGCATGTTCGCCATGAACTGGAAGAAAATGGAACTTGGGATAACTCCACGCTGGTAATTATGGGCGATCACTCGTGGCGAGTGAAACTGTTCTGGGCGAAGAGTCCGGACTGGACAGAAGAGGAGCGGATTGCTTCGAACAATGTCACATTTGACGACAGGCCTGGCTACATTGTGAAGCTTCCCGGTCAGACAACGCCTTCACAAATCGACGAGCCGTTTGAATCGATGAGGACGCGGGAGCTCTTCGACAAGCTGCTGAAGGGGCAGATCAAAACACCGGAGCAGCTACGCACGTGGGTTACGCAGAGGCCATGA
- a CDS encoding cellulose synthase operon protein YhjQ/BcsQ, which translates to MDSRGTDKTTDKVEDLALTETPEDVAVLYSWANLHGAKYRDFSASRREYRAQLRHRAAEQVREQALLAQAEAEDAAATADAAARNASKVALDPYSEDSDSHRRRALREAEEAARTAAAERLEAARRAEVAAVAEAAARREEREIAEAHASAQRQAARYADSEIRRRAGDDGPELPGRISDPYAQTPPPAYPEPNHHPATEAPLRQPEISPQESPLSSDPIQPEPRVYVKQNMTPRRPQGYRPDEASGVRQIYRGPDDSQAEYTTPDPIRHLIPTQNRAVPAPLSSQDMKPTTEQSAPPPPSPSNEGAAPLSGQRRTDPQPRADESASQSEPAIASPAAIPDQRSPSVKDYSRTPADAPLDSTRDSSSNLSPATPTRPRLSGAFRSAPPISPTPPRPVSPFSQALVPSDSTRGRRAQDDFDYQQPHNPSEPQRRNSADPSPEPAPLASARPAFQSDPAGPAWLYASPAQPVAPKPLAAQQPPSQSSVADTLQHSRERVAARWYALKGVFEQPGQDQPEAAPVRQKETRTPVLAVFSLAGGVGKTSLVATVGRALSSMGEKVLLTDTTSHGLLPFYFGASELRHGTVRTFSPPSGSTDAPIYLVSYDVDQKQTNEEAQELLAEEIISNGRGAHRILLDLTVGSSWIVRRMSRMSPTILVPVAPDMNSVISLQTVEKFFSGVNDGDGRPLQPYYVLNQFDTSLPLHLDVREVMRRQLGDRLLPFVIRRAQSVSEALAEGMTVVDYAPDAPVAEDYLNLATWLRTVAAPATAGFRNVRWSER; encoded by the coding sequence ATGGACTCGCGCGGCACAGACAAGACCACCGACAAGGTCGAAGATCTCGCATTAACGGAAACACCTGAAGATGTTGCTGTACTTTATTCTTGGGCAAATCTTCACGGAGCCAAGTATCGCGACTTCTCGGCATCGCGGCGAGAGTATCGTGCGCAGCTCAGACATCGAGCCGCCGAGCAGGTGCGGGAGCAGGCCCTACTGGCTCAGGCCGAAGCCGAAGACGCCGCAGCAACCGCAGATGCCGCAGCACGCAACGCCTCGAAGGTCGCACTCGATCCCTACTCAGAAGACTCCGACTCCCACCGGCGGCGTGCGTTGCGCGAGGCCGAAGAAGCCGCTCGTACCGCCGCAGCAGAACGCCTGGAAGCCGCTCGCCGGGCCGAAGTTGCTGCTGTCGCCGAAGCTGCCGCTCGCCGAGAAGAACGCGAGATTGCAGAGGCCCACGCCTCCGCCCAGCGGCAGGCTGCTCGCTACGCCGACTCGGAGATTCGCCGCAGAGCCGGCGACGATGGCCCTGAGCTTCCCGGGCGAATCTCAGATCCCTATGCTCAAACCCCACCTCCGGCGTACCCGGAGCCAAACCATCACCCAGCTACCGAAGCCCCACTCCGCCAACCGGAAATTTCTCCACAGGAATCGCCCTTGAGCAGCGATCCAATCCAGCCGGAGCCGCGTGTCTATGTTAAGCAGAATATGACCCCACGCCGCCCCCAGGGTTACCGCCCGGATGAAGCCTCCGGTGTCCGCCAGATTTATCGCGGCCCAGACGACTCTCAAGCCGAGTACACTACTCCTGATCCAATCAGACATTTGATTCCTACGCAAAACCGAGCCGTGCCTGCACCTCTTTCATCCCAGGATATGAAGCCGACCACCGAACAGTCCGCTCCACCGCCGCCATCGCCGTCAAACGAAGGCGCGGCCCCGCTTTCGGGTCAACGTCGCACCGATCCTCAGCCGCGCGCCGACGAATCCGCATCTCAAAGCGAACCAGCCATCGCGTCACCCGCAGCCATCCCGGATCAGAGGTCTCCGTCCGTCAAGGATTACTCAAGAACACCGGCCGATGCTCCGCTTGATTCCACGCGAGACTCTTCGTCAAATCTCTCTCCCGCCACACCCACTCGCCCCAGGCTATCGGGAGCCTTTCGGTCTGCGCCGCCGATCTCCCCCACACCCCCAAGGCCCGTCTCGCCGTTCTCTCAGGCCCTCGTCCCCTCTGACTCCACCCGCGGCCGCCGAGCCCAGGATGACTTCGACTATCAGCAGCCGCACAATCCATCCGAACCGCAGCGTCGCAACTCCGCAGACCCATCCCCTGAGCCTGCGCCGCTAGCCTCCGCGCGGCCTGCCTTTCAGTCAGATCCCGCCGGCCCGGCATGGCTCTATGCCTCGCCCGCGCAGCCCGTCGCGCCCAAGCCACTTGCCGCGCAGCAACCTCCTTCTCAATCCTCCGTAGCCGACACCCTCCAGCACTCCAGGGAACGCGTCGCTGCGCGCTGGTACGCTCTCAAGGGAGTCTTCGAGCAGCCCGGTCAGGATCAGCCTGAAGCAGCACCTGTACGCCAAAAGGAGACCCGAACACCAGTCCTTGCCGTCTTCTCCCTCGCCGGAGGAGTTGGCAAGACCAGCCTCGTCGCCACCGTTGGGCGCGCGCTCTCCTCCATGGGAGAGAAAGTCCTGCTCACCGACACCACCTCGCACGGTCTGCTGCCGTTCTACTTCGGCGCCAGCGAGCTTCGCCACGGAACCGTCCGCACCTTCTCCCCACCCAGCGGCAGCACCGACGCTCCCATCTATCTCGTCAGCTACGACGTAGACCAAAAGCAGACCAACGAAGAGGCACAGGAGCTTCTCGCCGAAGAGATCATCAGCAACGGCCGCGGCGCCCACCGTATCCTCCTCGACCTCACCGTAGGCTCCAGCTGGATCGTCCGCCGCATGTCCCGCATGAGCCCGACCATTCTCGTTCCCGTCGCGCCCGACATGAACTCCGTCATCAGTCTCCAGACCGTCGAAAAGTTCTTCAGCGGCGTCAACGACGGCGACGGCCGCCCCCTACAGCCCTACTACGTGCTCAATCAGTTCGACACCTCGCTGCCGCTGCACCTCGACGTCCGTGAGGTGATGCGTCGGCAGTTAGGAGATCGCCTCCTCCCCTTCGTCATCCGCCGTGCCCAGTCTGTCAGCGAAGCTCTAGCCGAGGGCATGACCGTAGTCGACTACGCCCCCGATGCACCCGTCGCCGAAGACTATCTGAACCTCGCCACCTGGCTCCGCACAGTTGCCGCACCGGCAACCGCGGGCTTCCGCAACGTTCGTTGGAGCGAACGATGA